In the Flavobacterium acetivorans genome, one interval contains:
- a CDS encoding MbnP family protein gives MKNLLNRAIAIIALSAVFTACTNDETTMSGTGNLGVEFDNSFAGNDLILSTQPNITSNDEVLKIEKIKYIISNIVLTTAEGTVFTYPKNKSYFIIDESNPTSLIAKLENVPAGNYTKIKFGIGVDKAQWELGATGQGNFLLEAQAAGMMWSWSAGYKFIAFEGMFTAPTVSDETSFMIHTGQTGTDYNYTEVTLDLPSKAIVRSSISPIIHVITDLSKVIDGTNKIKLSDNNKGGMGAMIMGGATLPLITQNISNMFTVDHVHND, from the coding sequence ATGAAAAATTTACTAAATAGAGCAATAGCTATTATTGCGTTAAGCGCTGTGTTTACAGCTTGTACTAATGATGAAACTACAATGTCAGGAACTGGAAATTTAGGTGTAGAATTTGATAATTCCTTTGCGGGGAATGATTTGATTTTAAGCACGCAACCTAATATCACTTCTAATGATGAAGTTTTGAAAATCGAAAAAATTAAGTACATCATCAGTAATATCGTTTTGACCACTGCCGAAGGAACCGTTTTTACGTATCCAAAAAATAAAAGCTATTTCATAATTGACGAATCAAATCCTACAAGTTTAATCGCAAAATTAGAAAATGTGCCAGCCGGAAATTATACCAAAATAAAATTTGGAATCGGAGTTGATAAAGCGCAATGGGAACTTGGAGCTACCGGACAGGGCAATTTTCTCTTGGAGGCACAAGCTGCAGGAATGATGTGGAGCTGGTCTGCAGGGTATAAATTTATCGCTTTCGAAGGAATGTTTACTGCTCCAACGGTGAGCGATGAAACCTCTTTTATGATACACACCGGACAAACGGGAACGGACTATAATTATACCGAAGTTACTTTGGATTTACCTTCAAAAGCCATCGTCCGCAGTTCAATAAGTCCAATAATCCATGTTATTACTGATTTGTCTAAAGTAATTGACGGAACCAATAAAATCAAACTTTCTGATAATAATAAGGGAGGAATGGGAGCCATGATTATGGGAGGAGCTACTTTGCCTTTAATCACTCAAAATATTTCCAATATGTTTACGGTAGATCACGTTCATAACGATTAG
- a CDS encoding cytochrome-c peroxidase gives MKMNYFLWLLLPLFFSCSDNDDAAYNDQTLDFKVPENFPELAYNIDLNPPTVKGFELGKKLFYDGRLSSDGLVSCGFCHIQEDAFTHHGHVFSHGVADKIGTRNTPSIQNLAYQTTFMYDGATNHLDLQPIIPLTNPVEMDADLTAIIAMMKADPVYRKLYKQAFADGQINAENMLKALSQFMVMLTSSNSKFDKFRRHETGGELSSDELAGYALFNANCASCHATDLMTDNSFRNNGLAINPALNDVGRFRVTELETDYYKFKVPSLRNVEKTAPYMHDGRFGSLEAVLNHYSLGVQKSATLDPILNKNGALGIPLSTIEKKQLVAFLKTLTDNQYLNDKRFSEY, from the coding sequence ATGAAAATGAACTATTTTCTTTGGCTCCTATTGCCATTGTTTTTTAGCTGTTCTGATAATGATGATGCAGCATATAATGATCAAACTTTAGATTTTAAAGTACCCGAAAATTTTCCGGAATTGGCTTATAATATCGATCTGAATCCGCCAACAGTTAAAGGATTTGAACTCGGAAAAAAATTGTTCTACGATGGACGCTTATCTTCGGACGGACTTGTTTCCTGCGGATTTTGTCATATTCAGGAAGATGCTTTCACGCACCATGGGCATGTTTTTAGTCATGGTGTAGCGGATAAAATTGGGACTAGGAATACGCCTTCGATTCAAAATTTAGCCTATCAAACTACATTCATGTATGATGGTGCCACTAACCATTTGGATTTGCAACCTATTATTCCGCTGACCAATCCGGTGGAGATGGATGCTGATCTAACAGCGATTATCGCTATGATGAAAGCTGATCCCGTTTATAGGAAGTTGTACAAGCAAGCATTTGCTGACGGGCAAATTAATGCCGAAAACATGCTTAAAGCCCTTTCACAGTTTATGGTTATGCTCACTTCGTCAAATTCAAAGTTTGATAAGTTTCGTCGCCATGAAACCGGAGGTGAGCTGTCTTCGGATGAATTGGCCGGTTATGCCCTTTTTAATGCAAATTGTGCTTCCTGTCATGCTACTGATTTAATGACTGATAATTCGTTTCGAAACAATGGTTTGGCAATTAATCCAGCGCTGAATGATGTTGGGCGATTTCGTGTAACCGAATTGGAAACGGATTATTATAAATTTAAAGTGCCTAGTTTGCGAAATGTAGAAAAGACCGCCCCTTATATGCATGATGGACGTTTTGGGAGCTTAGAAGCCGTTTTAAATCATTATAGTTTGGGTGTTCAAAAATCAGCTACGCTGGATCCCATTTTAAATAAAAACGGCGCGCTTGGAATTCCTCTTTCTACGATAGAGAAAAAACAATTAGTAGCCTTTTTAAAAACATTAACCGATAATCAATATCTAAACGATAAACGATTTTCAGAATATTAA
- a CDS encoding transporter: MKNKIIIVFLFAFQFAIANGEVDSVSNFTFQKRELLTDFDCDACGCSASGGSMGYSSMLNSNFVGLRYFKQSYTSRDGIFANSPWIDENFNTLQIWSKIPLGKKVQLSALIPYHFHDRALTAGTESIKGLGDASVIASYSIYKTQKEEALLVHDLQLGGGIKMPTGKFEEANNAGTVNQSFQLGTGSWDYLLVGEYVVKKENLGLNTMLNYNFKTKNQKNYQFGNQFNYGSTLFYLLDYNTLKIVPQIGVAGEVFESNKQYGEKLANTSGDVLFSKFGLEVGKEKLSIGINAMLPISQNLSNGNMEANYRWSINLNYVL; this comes from the coding sequence ATGAAAAATAAAATAATAATAGTATTTCTTTTTGCATTTCAGTTTGCTATTGCAAATGGGGAAGTGGATAGTGTTTCCAATTTTACATTTCAAAAAAGGGAACTTTTAACCGATTTTGATTGTGATGCCTGCGGTTGTTCAGCAAGTGGCGGAAGTATGGGCTATAGTTCTATGCTCAACAGCAATTTTGTAGGCTTGCGTTATTTCAAGCAAAGTTATACCAGCAGAGACGGAATTTTTGCTAATTCACCTTGGATAGACGAGAATTTCAATACACTCCAGATTTGGTCCAAAATACCCCTTGGTAAAAAAGTTCAGCTTTCGGCTTTGATTCCTTACCATTTTCACGATCGAGCACTAACGGCTGGAACGGAGAGTATCAAAGGATTGGGTGATGCATCCGTTATTGCAAGTTATTCGATTTATAAAACTCAAAAGGAAGAGGCTCTTTTGGTCCATGATTTACAATTGGGTGGCGGAATAAAAATGCCAACAGGAAAGTTTGAGGAAGCAAATAATGCAGGAACTGTTAATCAAAGTTTTCAGTTGGGTACCGGCAGTTGGGATTATCTTTTGGTTGGTGAATACGTTGTGAAAAAGGAAAATCTGGGTTTGAATACAATGTTAAATTACAATTTTAAGACAAAGAATCAAAAGAATTATCAATTTGGGAATCAGTTCAATTATGGTAGTACCTTGTTTTATCTGTTGGATTATAATACTTTAAAAATTGTGCCGCAAATTGGCGTTGCCGGAGAAGTATTCGAGTCTAACAAACAATATGGTGAGAAATTAGCCAATACTTCGGGAGATGTTCTTTTTAGTAAATTTGGCCTTGAAGTGGGAAAAGAAAAACTTTCGATTGGTATTAATGCCATGCTTCCCATCAGTCAAAATTTATCAAATGGAAATATGGAAGCCAATTACCGCTGGAGTATTAATCTTAATTATGTGTTGTAA